Within Macaca nemestrina isolate mMacNem1 chromosome 12, mMacNem.hap1, whole genome shotgun sequence, the genomic segment TGCTGACAACACCCGACAATCGCCTCTGCCCCTCTCAGATCACTCAAGCAGCCTGCTGAAGCCCCTTGCTCTCAGACTCTGCCCTCTCACCCCAAAGAAACCTACAATCTCAGGGATTCTCTTCTCATCTACTCACCACTCCAGATAGGTGGAGTTTGCGCACAGGGTACCCCAGGACTCGAAATGAAGGCTCCCTTTCGAGAATGAAACCAGAAGACCCATTAGACAGTGGAAGAGGTCAGCCATTTAGAGCAGGGATCCACCGGAGAGAACCAGGAGACTCGGGACACGTTCAAGTCCAAGCAGCACACACGGTCTCAGGGAGCCAGGAATGGAATGTGACTCAAGCTGAAACTTGAGACAGTTAAAACTGTGATCTATGTGAAGGGGTGAGGCCTGCCTCGAGATCAGAAAAAGGGGGGCCCAAATTtaggcaaataaataaaagcaactaCGCACACATGCGAACACACAGAGAGCTCTCTCTGAAGGATACCAACCAAATTAAGAGTATTATAGCAGTGAACACAAAGAAAAACCTTGTGAGGGGTGAGTGGAGTGTGACTAAAGGAGTGTGTAATACgctgacttttttttgttttttttgttgttgttgttttgttttttgagaccgtctagctctgttgcccaggctggagtacagtggtacaatctgaCTGGAGTACAATCAGAAtttattgcagcctcaaattcctgggctcaagtgatcctcttgccttaggcTCTAGCCTTAGTAgggactagaggtgcacaccaacatgtccagttaattttaaaatttttctatagagatggagtctccttatgttgctcaggttggtctcggATGCCTAgcctcaggcaatcttcccactttggcatcatcccaaagtgctgggaatgacaggtgtgagccactgtgcctagccaaggcttttttctttatgcaaaaaagcacacctgtcatcccagaactttgggaggcccaggttggaggattgcttgcgcccaggagttggagaccagcttgggcaacacaaggaaaacctgtctctacaaaaaatttaaaaattagcctggtgtggagATGCAagcctgtggacccagctactcaggaggctctggcaggatagtttgagcctgggagtttgaggctgcagtgagctatgatggcgccactgtactccagccggggcagggtctctatctcttttttttttttttttttttttttgagacggagtctcgctctaccgcccaggctggagtgcagtggccggatctcagctcactgcaagctccgcctcccgggttcacgccattctcctgcctcagcctcccgagtagttgggactacaggcgcctgccaccgcgcccggctagttttttgtattttttagtagagacggggtttcaccgtgttagccaggatggtctcaatctcctgacctcgtgatccgcccgtctcggcctcccaaagtgctgggattacaggcttgagccaccgcgcccggccttagggtctctatctcaaaaaacaaaaacaaaaacaaaaacaaaagcacatcTGCTTTTCGAGAGCCCTATTCTCAGGAGAGCCTCCAGCCACCTCGTTGGCCATCATCTATGGCTCTAGTTCCAAACACACATTTCAGACAAGTTGGTACAAGGAGACATGCACCCCTGACCCACTCACTTCTTCAAGAAGCATTTCCTGACCGCCTATAAACTATGCTTGGCATGGAGAGGTGAACAGACGACTAGGCTCGGTCTCTGCCCTGCTGGACTACATTCCAGGCTCATCCTAATTCTGTCTGCTGGGTCACGTGTGATTGGCAGAACGAtgcccctcaccccccaccaGATGTTCATgttctaatccctggaacctgtgaatgttttgttacatggcaaaggggaatgAAGGCTACAGATGAAATTAAGGTTGCTCATCAGCGGACTAAAAAAGAGATTATCCTGGACTATCTGAGTGAGCCCAATATAATCATGAGGGTCCTTGAATGGGGAAGACGCAGATAAGCCGGAACCCAGGGCAGTATCTGAGAAAGACTCTACTAGCctctgctggctttgaagatggaaggaggccacaagccaagaaatgcaggcagcctctaggagCTGGGCAAGGCAAGAAAATAGATTTTCCCCTAGAGCTTCCAGGAAAGAAcatagccctgccaacaccttcgattttagctcagtgagacccattttggacctctgacctccagaattgtgaaataaatttgtgttttgttttgattttagggagggtctcattctgtcgtccaggctggagtgcagtggtgtgattgtagctcattgcagccttgaactcctgggctgaaataatcttcctgtctcagcctcccaagtggctgggactactggcacaagCCATgtgtgttgtttcaagccactacatttgtgtgatttgttacagcagcaaataGGAAACTGACATAAGGACCATGGGGAAGAAGGAACCATTTCTTTGAGAAATGGTTTTCCCTTTTGGAAAAAGGAATGGACATCTGCCTTTCTCTACAAGCTATTTTTGTAAGGGCCAAATAAActatatgtaactttttttttttttttttttttttttggggagacagactttcactctgttgcccaggctgagtgcagtggcacaatctcactgcaacttctacctcccaggttcaagcgattctcctgcctcagccttccaagtaactgggattagaggtgcctgccaccatgcctggtgatgtgcccgcctctgcccacctcagcctcccaaagtgctgggattccaggcgtgagccaccgcgcctggccttgtatGTAAGCTTCTTAAACTCAGTAGGACACCAAACAACACAAGCACCTACGGCTATTATGAGGCAATTTACTGAGCTGGTGTCCCCTGGAGGTGTCTGTCCACTGCTCATCTCGTCTATTCCCTGGACATCTAACTGAATTGTTGAGTGGCCCCATCTGGGCCTCAGCACCACCAAGGTAAGGTGGGCACCCCTCAGGCTCTAGCTAGAACAAACTGCCTGTATggaaatcagtatcagtctcctGGGAAACACTGGCCTTGGTCATTGGAAATCCAATGACCAATTCCAGGAAACAAGGAAACACTAAGAAAAGCccacctggccaggtgtggtggctcacacctgtaatcctagcactttgggaggctgaggcaggtggatcacctgaggtcaggagtttgagaccagcctggccaacatggcaaaaccctgtctctactaaaaatacaaaatttagccaggcgtggtggcgcacacctgtaatctcagctataagggagggtgaggcaggagaattgcttgaacctgggaggcagagattgtagtgagctgggCTTGTACCactacacgccagcctgggcaacagagcaagattccgtctcaaaaaacaaacaaaaaaagaaaagctcagcTTTCGGGCCAGCCTCCCTCATCATTCAGATCCCCCTGTCCCGGCCCCGTGTCCCAGGAAACCTGGGCACCACCCACCCCTACCCTGGGCTCTGCCACAGAGCAGCCTCGTGGAGGCCCGGCCTAGGAGCGCTGCCTGAGAGGCCTCCACTGTGCTTCCCTCTCAGGAGGGCTCACCTGGAGAGGGGCTCTCTGCCTGGGGAAGGCCTCCTTCTGCCTCTTCCCTGTCTTTGGGTGAGTCCTTGCTGTCTGGGCCCCTGAGCTGGGTGTGGGAGAAGAGCTGCAGGACGAAGCCGGCGGGGAAGCTGCCATCAGTGAAGTGTCGGACCTCGGCTGGTGCTGCGAAAGTCTCTGTGGGTGAGTCTGGCGATGGGGGCTCTGGAAGGGAGGACAGGATGGAACTGTGAGTGAAAAAGCCTCAGGAGCTGCAGGCGCCCTGTGCCCGAGCCCTGCTCCATCCTCACTGACGCGGATCTCCTCAGAGCACCCGCCAGAGCCCATGCCTCCCCCGGGCCTCCCCTTCACCTGGGTCAGGGTCCAGGTTTTTGGTCATAGGTctgcctcttttctttctgactggCTCTTCCCCCAGGGGCTCCTTCCATCTCTGACCACGGGGCTTCTTATTTCCTGGCTCTGTGGCAGGGACAGCTGCAAAAAGAAAAGACCTCATACCCTTTCTAGGAGGCCATCCTCAAACCCTGCCACCCCAGGGGAAGATACTTGCCCAGAACACAGGGCCTGTATTTCACCCTGTCCCCAAACCCCCCACCTCCACCGGGGCTCACTGGCTTTTCTGCTGACTAACCAGGAAGCTCGAGGGGACGGAGTCCCCTGGGCCGGCTCCTTTTAGGGAGGGATGGGTTATCCTCAGAGTCAAGGAGAACGACGATTTCGGCTGGCATTCTGGCAGGGTCTGGGTTGGAGTCTGGGTCTGGATGGGCATCCTGGCCTGAGTCTGCAGGGAGCAAGAGCACAATGAGCTTCCAGTGCCCCAACAAATCCGACTTCTCCCTTGGCCCACCCCAGGCCCAACTACCTGAGTTGGGTGGGGACGGCTGCTCAGCTCTCACGTCTTGCAAGAGGGCTACCCCTTCACTCCAGGCCTCCAGGATGTTGCTCTTCTCAGAAGGGCTCAGGTCCAAGGTGTGAGGGTGCTGCTCCAAGATGTGTGTGCGAGCCGTGTCGGCCGAGGGTGCCCGGATCTCAGCGCCACACACCATGCACAGCGCCCGCCCGCTGCCTCCTGGGCTGCTGCCCACCAGGAACTCCTGCTCCCAAGACACTTGCTGCTTGGGCTCCTCACAGCCATCACTGCCTGCCTCCAGTGGGCTGGGTCTAGGTGGTGGGGTCTTCTCCTGTTGGGTCACTgcgaggggagaggggaagggtgTAATCACGAAAGGTGCCCACAACCAACAGCACTTAGCACGTCTCTAGACTCGGTGGTTTGAGTGGGATGGGGGAGGAGAGCATTTCTGTCCAAAGtgttcttcttccttcccctggAGCCCACGAGGCACACACCACACTCAACACAGCCAATGTGCCTGGGATCCCACGACCCTCGTGTCTATACTTCCTCTTGATCTAGTCTTGGACCTTAGGACTACACATACTTTCCCAACAGGCTGCGTTCTTGCAGGTCTCCAGCTTTTGCACATCTGTCCAGACCACCGATTTGGCTGGGCAACGTTGTCCCTGCGAAGCTTTCTGGAAACCCAATCCCTGACAATAGATTTCATCCACATCTGACTTCTATGCTTTCTTGAGGGTGAGGAAGgtaaattcttttaatttttaaatgttatttatttatttattatttatttatttatttatttattttttgagacggagtctcacgctgttgcccaggctggagtgcaatggcgcgatctcggctcactgcaagctccgcctcccgggttcccgccattctcctgcctcagcctcctgagtagctgggactacaggcgcccgccaccgcgcccggctttttgtatttttagtagagacggggtttcactgtggtctcgatctcctgaccttgtgatccgcccgcctcggcctcccaaagtgctgggattacaggcttgagccaccgcgcccggccatgttatttattttgagacagagtctcactttgtcacccaggctagagtgcaatggtgcaatctcaactcattgcagccttgacctcctgggttcaagcgatcctcctgcctcagtcccccaagcacctgggactacaggtgagtgccaccatgcctggctaataattttttttttttaaagagatgggggactcattttgtcacccaggttgtagtaCAGTGGTGTTATCATAGCTtactgctgccttgaactcctggactcaagggaccCTCCAGCCTTAGGCACCTGACTGGCTAGGGCTACAGACAGATGCAtgctatcacacccagctaattcacaacaacaaaaattttgttTAACAGATGGGGtgttgctccgttgcccaggctggtcttgaactcccgggctcaagcaatcctcctgcttcaacctcccaaagtgctgggattataggcatgagccaccgtgcccgttcTAAAAGCCACCCCATCCCCTCAGAACTAGCCTCCCTTCTCAGTGCTCACAGAGCACTTACAGCCATGGTTCCACTCCAATTGCTGCCTGATACCTGCTCTTTGTGCACACAGACCATAAACTCTCACAGAGCATCAGCCCTTTCCAGTTCAGCAAGGAAGGCAGCCTTAGACCTGCATCAGCCTGGAAGCTCAGTGCTTTTACGAAGTGCCCATGATCCTTCACGGCTGCATCTCTCTCCTACCCTCCAGAGAGGATGGGACAAAATTAAAACACAGGAGGCCCTAATACCTGGGGGCTGCATGGAAGAGGTGGTATTAGAAATAGGAACCTCGGCCTGCATGGATACAAGAGGTGGTGTCTGAAAGAGATACGAGATACGCCTTCTACCTATCTCTCATGCGACCATGGGCAGAAAACCTGACCTCTCAGGTGCAATCGGCTTTCTTCCCTACCAGTCCTCCAAAACAGCTCTCACCCAAGTCAGCAGCGCTAAACTCTGTGCTCAGTTTCTCAACTTCGTCCTCTACCCATCACTTCTTCAATCTTGATTTTCATCACTTGCGTCTAGGGCATGACCTTCTGTTGGTTCTTCTTTTGCTTCCCTGGCACTCTTTCTCAGTTACGGGTGCTGGTTCTTCCTCATCTCTTCTCAAtattccctctcttcctctgggTTGTTGCTGAAGAACCATCTCCCCTCACCAGAGCACCCCATTCCCCTTATGGATCATCTCCAACACAGCACACATCACCACCTCATACTTGTTTTTGGGATGTTCACTGCTTGTCTCCTCACCACACCATAGAATCCATGaccatggccaggcgcagtggctcacacctgaatcccagcactctgggaggccgaggcaggcggatcacctgaggttgcaagttcgagaccagcctgagccacagggagaaaccccatctctactaaaaatacaaaattagctgggtgtggtagcgcatgactgtaatcccagttactcgggaggctgacgcaggagaatcacttgaacccgggaggtagaggttgtggtgagccgagattgtgccattgcactccagcttgagcaaaaagagagaaactccatctcaaaaaaaaaaaaaaaaaaaaagagaatccatGACCACACAGATTTCTGATGTTTTACATCCGTATCTCTGGCATCTGTATCTGTATCTCCCGGCATGCAGTGACATTTAGTAATGTGTGATGAGGGACTGACTCGGTTTCCAACCTGCCATCACTGGAGTTTCCCAGGACTCAGTTCTTACACACTTCTCTACTTCCCTCTCATCCCACTGTCTGCCTGCTGGCAATTTCCGTTTACGCCACTAGCCAGATACTCCCAGGAAATCTAGGCTCATGTATCTGCCTGCTTAGTTGACCTCTCCACTTGAATATGTCATAAATAGGCATCTCAAACTTAATTATATTCAAACTTTCATTCCCAGTTTCCCATGAGCACCGCAGCCTTCCCTATCTCAGAAAATGGGAAGGCTGTTCctccagttgctcaggccaaaaaccttGAATTCAATCTTTCTTCCACTCTCCACTGAAATCTTTCCAGCAGCTTGTGCTGCCggacctttgcacttgctattcGGCCTGAAATGCTCTTCCTGCAGATACCTGCAAGGTTGGCATCCTCACTTCCTTTGGGTCTGTGCTCAAAATTCACCTTATTAGAGAACACTTTCTGAACCACTCGATATATCCAATTAAACACCCATTCCCCCTTTCTCCTTGTCCTGCTTCAGTGATCTCTGAACCATTTATTGCCACCCAACATACTATACATGAATCTATTTCTCTGTCTTTAGCCATTGGTATATATATGTTCTTCAAGAGTAAGGTTTCAGCTGCTCTGTTTACTGCTACTACTTCCCAGCCTAAAAACACTAGCCTGAACAGCCTAAAGTAGACGTCCAGTGAATATTGGTGGAATGAATTCACCTGTCTATTCCCACCCTAACAGTGGGGTTAAGGCCACCCTTGCAGGGTTGAGAGGATTAACTGAGACAGCCTCTGACAATGCCCAGTGAACACTCAGCAAATATTAGCAGAAGTAGGAAAACAACCTGTCTTTTGGACTACATGCTCCGAGAAGGGAGGTGACCTTTATTTCCCTCATGAATTTTATAACCCTTCCAGTTCCAAAAAGGATGAGAGGCAGTGCAGACAGACATCATTCTGTTCGGCTGAGGTTCAATGAATGGCCTTGCTGCTCTCAACCTCTTCTGGGTACTGTCCCCCCAAAGAAAAGGCGGGTGGGAGAATGGaaagatatttgcattttcatgcATATTAAGTCTCCCACAAAGATGGCTCTTTGTTTTCTTATGGTTTGCAAGTTCCTGAGGACTAGAAATCGGcgaagggggaggggagagcgAGTGTTCTCAGACTGTTCTTCCCATCCCCTCCCAAAGCTAATCTCATTCTAGCACTGCACTGCTTTTCCAAACTAGCTGTTGTATGCAGTCCCATTCATCCCTTCTCTCCAGAACCTGACACCTGTGGCTCCTGCAAGTGGAAGGCCCGGGAATGGGGATGAAGCGGGGTGGTGGGCAGGAAAGAGTCATGCTCGGGGAGTCCTTAAAATTCTCCTGGAGGTCGGCAGCGGCGCCCGCCTGTAGCCTCGGGCCTATAGGCTTCGCCGCCCCTCGGCCTAGAACACAGCCCGGCCGTTGTGCTTGCGTGAGACGGCGGCCTCAACCACCCAGCGCCTCTGGGGATCCGGCCTCCGGTGCTGGGCCCGGGAGAGGGGGCGCCTGGGCACCGGAAGATCCGGAGCGTGCGGGGCGTGGATCGAAGTCTCCAGACCCTGGGcgggggaaagggggagggaggggaaaatcgGGGAGGCCTGAGCTTCCAAACCATGGTGGGGGAGGTGCAAGAGCGCGTCCTGGACCCAGATCCGAGAGGGAAGCCTGGGCCCCAGGATGAAGGGGATGAGAAGGTGCCCGGGTCGCGGACCCGACTGGGGAGGGACGGCCCCGGCCCCGCACCGTGACGCGGAAGTGGGATCCCCTCCATCCTCACCTCTGAGCATCGGCTCGGGCCGCGGAATTACGGCCACCACCATggcctcctcctcgtcctccccTTCCTCGCATTTGAGCGTCACCTCGAAGCAGTCGAGTGCGGCGCCCTCGGCCTTTAGGGCCATGGTGCGGCCGTGGGCGATAGCGGTGGCCGGAGAACTGGCGCGCAGGCTTCGCCGCGCAGCCGGCAACCGCCTCCCGCCTCCTGGCCGGAACAACGCCGGGCCCGCTGCCCGCTCCGCGCAGCCCCCTCCCCGCCACCTGCCCGCCTGCCGCTCGCCGGCCGGCGCTGCGACCGGCGCGTCCGGGCCTCCCCGAGACCTCGGCGCGTCGGGAGCCCGGGCGGGGAGGGCTCAATCCGGGGCCCCTGCCCCCCGCCGCTCCCTTTTATGGAGGCTCATTGTCGGCGCCCGCCCGGCCGGCCAGCCGCGGACCCGCCCCCGATCCCGCGCGACCAATCGCGCGTGGCCCCGCCCCGGGCACGCGGCCCCGTTGGAATCCCTCGACCCAGGAGGCGGCGGGAAGGGCCGAGCGGACCCGGGGCCGCCCAGTGCGCGGAGGCAGAGGGGCCCCCAAAACCCGCACCGCGGACGTCTTAGTCGACTGGCCAAGCCCGGGGGTTTCCCTCCGTTCAGAAGTCAGTTGGGCGTTTCTGCTGGCGTGGAGAGCGCTACCAGGTGCCCCCGGATTTTGATCCGGAGTCGCTTTTGCCTTTCCGTGGACAAGTCTTCCTCCGCCAGCAGATGCCCCGGGCAGGAAGAGAAGCGGTGGGGGAGTGGAAAGGGCCTTGGTATGGAAGCGTAGAGACCGAATTCCTTCTCATGTGCCGGCTCTGTGGCCATGGGCACATTATCTGTTTTATTAGACCGGCTCATCGTTTCTTTCAAAAAGCATTTCGGACCTTTCTGGGAAGGCAAAGAAGAGGAGCGGAGTGGACTGTGAGCGGACGTAAACCACCCCGATGggtatgatttctattttttacacGTGAGTCCAGAGATTTTGTGACCCTCTCCAAGGACATACAGCAATCCCTTGAGA encodes:
- the SPINDOC gene encoding spindlin interactor and repressor of chromatin-binding protein isoform X2; protein product: MALKAEGAALDCFEVTLKCEEGEDEEEAMVVAVIPRPEPMLRVTQQEKTPPPRPSPLEAGSDGCEEPKQQVSWEQEFLVGSSPGGSGRALCMVCGAEIRAPSADTARTHILEQHPHTLDLSPSEKSNILEAWSEGVALLQDVRAEQPSPPNSDSGQDAHPDPDSNPDPARMPAEIVVLLDSEDNPSLPKRSRPRGLRPLELPAVPATEPGNKKPRGQRWKEPLGEEPVRKKRGRPMTKNLDPDPEPPSPDSPTETFAAPAEVRHFTDGSFPAGFVLQLFSHTQLRGPDSKDSPKDREEAEGGLPQAESPSPGSLHFESWGTLCANSTYLECSPSGAPRDTGSPGYPRADGGAPSGQPPARLVQAPPGHQACGSR
- the SPINDOC gene encoding spindlin interactor and repressor of chromatin-binding protein isoform X3, which translates into the protein MALKAEGAALDCFEVTLKCEEGEDEEEAMVVAVIPRPEPMLRVTQQEKTPPPRPSPLEAGSDGCEEPKQQVSWEQEFLVGSSPGGSGRALCMVCGAEIRAPSADTARTHILEQHPHTLDLSPSEKSNILEAWSEGVALLQDVRAEQPSPPNSDSGQDAHPDPDSNPDPARMPAEIVVLLDSEDNPSLPKRSRPRGLRPLELPAVPATEPGNKKPRGQRWKEPLGEEPVRKKRGRPMTKNLDPDPEPPSPDSPTETFAAPAEVRHFTDGSFPAGFVLQLFSHTQLRGPDSKDSPKDREEAEGGLPQAESPSPGSLHFESWGTLCANSTYLE
- the SPINDOC gene encoding spindlin interactor and repressor of chromatin-binding protein isoform X4 — protein: MALKAEGAALDCFEVTLKCEEGEDEEEAMVVAVIPRPEPMLRVTQQEKTPPPRPSPLEAGSDGCEEPKQQVSWEQEFLVGSSPGGSGRALCMVCGAEIRAPSADTARTHILEQHPHTLDLSPSEKSNILEAWSEGVALLQDVRAEQPSPPNSDSGQDAHPDPDSNPDPARMPAEIVVLLDSEDNPSLPKRSRPRGLRPLELPAVPATEPGNKKPRGQRWKEPLGEEPVRKKRGRPMTKNLDPDPEPPSPDSPTETFAAPAEVRHFTDGSFPAGFVLQLFSHTQLRGPDSKDSPKDREEAEGGLPQAESPSPVSA
- the SPINDOC gene encoding spindlin interactor and repressor of chromatin-binding protein isoform X1 is translated as MALKAEGAALDCFEVTLKCEEGEDEEEAMVVAVIPRPEPMLRVTQQEKTPPPRPSPLEAGSDGCEEPKQQVSWEQEFLVGSSPGGSGRALCMVCGAEIRAPSADTARTHILEQHPHTLDLSPSEKSNILEAWSEGVALLQDVRAEQPSPPNSDSGQDAHPDPDSNPDPARMPAEIVVLLDSEDNPSLPKRSRPRGLRPLELPAVPATEPGNKKPRGQRWKEPLGEEPVRKKRGRPMTKNLDPDPEPPSPDSPTETFAAPAEVRHFTDGSFPAGFVLQLFSHTQLRGPDSKDSPKDREEAEGGLPQAESPSPAPPPGLRGTLDLQVIRVRMEEPPAVSLLQDWSRHPQGTKRVGAGDTSDWPTVLSESSTTVAGKPEKGNGV